The following are encoded in a window of Arthrobacter sp. OAP107 genomic DNA:
- a CDS encoding HU family DNA-binding protein, producing MAKNRSELVSEVAGKAGTSQAAVNSVLDALFEVFESSVAAGEKITIPGWLAVERTDRAARTGRNPQTGETIQIAAGHSVKLTAGSKLKAAVSKK from the coding sequence ATGGCTAAGAACCGTAGTGAACTTGTTTCCGAGGTAGCAGGCAAGGCCGGCACCAGCCAGGCAGCCGTCAACTCCGTGCTCGATGCACTGTTCGAGGTTTTCGAATCTTCTGTCGCCGCCGGCGAGAAGATCACCATCCCGGGCTGGCTCGCAGTTGAGCGTACCGACCGCGCAGCCCGCACGGGCCGCAACCCGCAGACCGGCGAGACCATCCAGATTGCCGCTGGCCACAGCGTCAAGCTGACCGCCGGCTCCAAGCTGAAGGCCGCTGTCTCCAAGAAGTAG
- a CDS encoding cytochrome c oxidase assembly protein, producing the protein MPSAAKPLTPQPAPDSGTRATDSAFGIQRAWQLAGLGALFLGLVAALLFSGAAAAREVSDPGALVRWGLPVSKAIHNVSLATVIGGLIFAAGVLPHKLGAARSKDADAPEHPAFTRALAIAAAAGVAWTLSAIAVLVLTYSDVAGQGISGDAEFTRALVYFMTDIETGRAWLAVTIIAAVVTTALFGVRSLTGLAFTLLLALIGLVPTALIGHSASSNDHEGAINSLGLHLVGVSAWVGGIILLALLSGSLAPRNAARSGQAAQPGGQDITEPVLRRFSSLAGFAFALVFASGVINASIRVTSWAALFDSAYGQLILAKAAATLVLGGIGFMHRQWVIPQLARAGAALSARRVLWQLILIELLIMGATSGIAVALGRSAPPEPTSYAADATPAFILSGYELPPELTPERWLTEWRLDWLWIAVGIFGLVSYLLGVAKVRARGDKWAWFRTTNWIIGLVVLTYITSGPPSVYGRVLFSAHMVDHMALTMVAPIFLVLGAPVTLALRALPSRKDGSRGLREWILLFVHSKFSQVVTHPLFAAANFAGSIILFYYSDAFSLAMREHVGHELMNLHFALTGYIFVLSMIGTDPLPRRAPYPFRLLLLLATMGFHAFFGVAIMGGTNLLAADYFGNLGRTWGGSALLDQQMGGAVAWGIGEVPTLLVAIGVAIMWSRSDERETRRTDRAADRNNDADLTAYNDMFAKLAERDAKLAERNSKLEGR; encoded by the coding sequence GTGCCCTCAGCAGCAAAACCCCTAACTCCGCAACCCGCGCCCGATTCGGGAACGCGGGCCACTGACAGTGCCTTCGGCATTCAGCGGGCCTGGCAGCTGGCCGGGCTCGGTGCCCTCTTCCTGGGACTGGTGGCCGCGTTGCTGTTCTCCGGTGCGGCAGCCGCCCGCGAGGTCTCGGACCCCGGTGCACTGGTCCGGTGGGGGCTGCCGGTCAGCAAGGCCATCCACAACGTTTCCCTGGCCACGGTAATCGGCGGGCTCATCTTCGCCGCAGGAGTCCTGCCGCACAAGCTCGGTGCCGCGCGGTCGAAGGACGCCGACGCCCCCGAGCACCCGGCCTTCACCCGGGCCCTGGCCATCGCTGCGGCCGCCGGCGTGGCGTGGACGTTGTCTGCCATCGCCGTGCTGGTGCTGACATACTCCGACGTGGCGGGGCAGGGCATCTCCGGGGATGCCGAATTCACCCGTGCCCTCGTCTACTTCATGACTGACATTGAAACCGGACGCGCCTGGCTGGCCGTCACGATCATCGCCGCCGTCGTGACAACCGCCCTCTTCGGCGTGCGTTCCCTGACCGGCCTGGCGTTCACGCTGCTGCTTGCGCTGATCGGGCTGGTTCCCACCGCGCTGATCGGCCACTCCGCCAGCTCCAACGACCACGAGGGTGCCATCAACTCGCTGGGCCTGCACCTGGTGGGGGTCAGCGCCTGGGTTGGCGGCATCATCCTGCTCGCCCTCCTCTCAGGCAGTCTCGCGCCTCGAAACGCGGCCCGCAGCGGCCAGGCAGCCCAGCCGGGAGGCCAGGACATCACCGAGCCCGTCCTCCGCCGGTTCTCCTCGCTCGCAGGTTTCGCCTTCGCGCTTGTCTTCGCATCGGGCGTTATCAATGCCAGCATCCGGGTGACCAGCTGGGCTGCCCTGTTCGACTCGGCCTACGGGCAGCTGATCCTGGCGAAGGCCGCCGCCACGTTGGTACTGGGCGGAATCGGCTTCATGCACCGGCAATGGGTCATCCCGCAGTTGGCCCGGGCGGGGGCGGCCCTGTCCGCACGGCGGGTGCTGTGGCAGCTGATCCTCATCGAACTCCTCATCATGGGCGCCACGTCCGGCATCGCCGTCGCACTGGGGCGCTCAGCGCCGCCGGAACCCACCAGCTATGCCGCGGATGCCACCCCGGCATTCATCCTCTCCGGCTACGAGCTGCCCCCTGAGCTGACGCCCGAACGCTGGCTCACCGAATGGCGCCTCGACTGGCTCTGGATCGCAGTCGGAATCTTCGGCCTGGTGTCCTACCTGCTGGGCGTGGCCAAGGTTCGCGCACGCGGGGACAAGTGGGCCTGGTTCCGCACGACGAACTGGATCATCGGCCTGGTGGTGCTGACCTACATCACCTCGGGACCGCCGTCGGTATACGGCCGCGTACTGTTCTCAGCGCACATGGTGGACCACATGGCCCTCACCATGGTGGCCCCAATCTTCCTGGTCCTCGGCGCCCCCGTGACGCTCGCGCTCCGGGCACTTCCGTCGAGGAAGGACGGGTCCCGCGGCCTCCGCGAATGGATCCTGCTGTTCGTGCACTCGAAGTTCTCGCAGGTGGTCACCCATCCGCTGTTCGCCGCGGCCAACTTCGCCGGCTCCATCATCCTGTTCTACTACTCGGACGCCTTCAGCCTCGCGATGCGGGAACACGTGGGCCACGAGCTGATGAACCTGCACTTTGCCCTGACGGGGTACATCTTCGTGCTCAGCATGATCGGAACCGACCCGCTGCCGCGCCGCGCGCCCTACCCCTTCCGCCTCCTGCTCCTGCTGGCCACCATGGGCTTCCACGCCTTCTTCGGCGTGGCCATCATGGGCGGCACCAACCTGCTGGCCGCCGACTACTTCGGCAACCTCGGCCGCACCTGGGGAGGCTCGGCCCTCCTGGACCAGCAGATGGGCGGCGCCGTGGCCTGGGGAATCGGCGAAGTGCCCACACTTCTGGTGGCGATCGGCGTCGCCATCATGTGGTCCAGGTCCGATGAACGCGAAACCCGGCGCACCGACCGGGCTGCGGACAGGAATAACGACGCCGACCTCACCGCTTACAACGATATGTTTGCCAAATTGGCGGAACGCGACGCCAAGCTGGCCGAACGCAACTCAAAGCTGGAAGGACGCTGA
- a CDS encoding NHL domain-containing thioredoxin family protein, whose translation MSETVRTHLRVRASELVGRNWLNTGGKSLDLEALRGKIVLLDFWTFCCINCLHVLDELRPLEEKYSDVLVTVGVHSPKFEHEADPAALAAAVERYEIHHPVLDDPELETWKAYTARAWPTLVVIDPEGYIVAHLSGEGHADGLGVLIPELIAEHEARGTLHRGSGPYVAPEPTSGTLRFPGKALYLPAGRGSASASSTSDAGAAAGAASDAGTWLVTDTGHHRVLELGTDFHTVLNTYGSGEKGHADGAAGAARFNEPQGLVLLPEGVAAKTGYDVVIADSVNHRLRGLSLADGTITTLVGSGVQRLLETGPARVDEDAAGFTGRLGDHPLDVALSSPWDVVWSSKLNAVVIAMAGVHQIFSYEPLSGDVSIVAGNGLEGLLDGAAHESWFAQPSGVAEDADGNIWVADSETSALRKLVIDDDGTVTVESAIGKGLFDFGFRDGAASEARLQHPLGVTVLPDGSVAIADTYNGAVRRYDPAAGTVSTLARGLAEPSDVIVDHTQVAGSEPLLVVVEANKHQLVYVPIPKEAQQVDEGAAQTHRPKSPVAPGLLELTVRFTAPTGQKLDDRWGDPTQMKISSTPPELLVSGAGTSVGLLRTLELASDVSEGVLHITARAAACDGPETEDGEIPDHAACHLYQQDWGIPVVLQADGDTDLVLDLRGMD comes from the coding sequence ATGAGCGAAACCGTACGCACCCACCTCCGGGTCCGCGCCTCCGAACTGGTGGGCCGTAACTGGCTGAACACCGGCGGCAAGTCCCTGGACCTGGAAGCCCTGCGCGGCAAGATCGTGCTCCTGGACTTCTGGACCTTCTGCTGCATCAACTGCCTGCACGTGCTGGACGAACTCCGGCCGCTGGAGGAGAAGTACTCCGACGTCCTGGTCACCGTGGGCGTGCATTCGCCGAAGTTCGAGCACGAGGCAGACCCTGCCGCGCTGGCCGCCGCCGTGGAGCGCTACGAGATCCACCATCCCGTCCTGGACGACCCGGAGCTGGAGACCTGGAAGGCCTACACGGCACGCGCCTGGCCCACGCTGGTGGTCATTGACCCCGAGGGGTACATCGTGGCGCACCTGTCGGGCGAAGGCCACGCCGACGGCCTGGGCGTGCTCATTCCCGAGCTGATCGCCGAGCATGAGGCCCGCGGCACGCTTCACCGCGGCAGCGGCCCCTACGTGGCCCCGGAGCCGACGTCGGGAACCCTGCGGTTCCCGGGCAAGGCCCTCTACCTTCCGGCCGGCCGTGGTTCGGCGTCCGCCAGTTCAACGTCCGACGCCGGTGCTGCCGCCGGCGCCGCGTCCGACGCCGGTACGTGGCTGGTCACCGATACCGGCCACCACCGTGTTCTGGAGCTCGGCACAGATTTCCACACCGTGCTGAACACGTACGGTTCCGGGGAGAAAGGCCATGCCGACGGCGCCGCCGGCGCCGCCCGGTTCAACGAACCGCAGGGTCTTGTCCTACTGCCGGAAGGCGTGGCAGCGAAGACGGGCTACGACGTCGTAATTGCCGACTCCGTTAACCACCGCCTGCGGGGACTGTCGCTCGCAGACGGAACCATCACCACCCTCGTGGGAAGCGGCGTGCAGCGGCTCCTCGAGACCGGGCCTGCCCGCGTGGACGAAGACGCGGCCGGTTTCACCGGACGTCTGGGGGACCACCCCCTTGATGTTGCCCTCAGCTCGCCGTGGGACGTTGTCTGGTCCAGCAAGCTGAACGCCGTGGTGATCGCCATGGCCGGTGTGCACCAGATCTTCAGCTACGAGCCGCTCAGCGGGGATGTCTCGATCGTCGCCGGCAACGGGCTGGAAGGCCTGCTGGACGGGGCGGCCCACGAGTCGTGGTTTGCGCAGCCGTCGGGTGTGGCTGAGGACGCCGACGGGAACATCTGGGTTGCGGACTCTGAGACCTCTGCCCTGCGCAAACTGGTGATCGACGACGACGGAACGGTCACCGTTGAATCAGCGATAGGCAAGGGCCTCTTCGACTTTGGGTTCCGGGACGGCGCGGCGTCCGAGGCGCGCCTGCAGCACCCGCTGGGTGTCACGGTGCTGCCCGACGGCTCCGTGGCGATCGCCGACACGTACAACGGTGCTGTGCGCCGCTACGACCCGGCCGCCGGCACGGTCTCCACGCTGGCGCGTGGCCTGGCCGAGCCGTCTGACGTGATTGTCGACCACACGCAGGTGGCGGGCTCTGAGCCGCTGCTGGTGGTGGTGGAAGCGAACAAGCACCAGCTCGTGTACGTGCCCATCCCCAAGGAGGCGCAGCAGGTGGACGAGGGCGCCGCCCAGACGCACCGGCCCAAGAGCCCTGTGGCGCCCGGTCTGCTGGAGCTCACGGTCCGCTTCACGGCGCCCACCGGGCAGAAGCTCGATGACCGCTGGGGTGACCCCACCCAGATGAAGATCTCCTCCACCCCGCCGGAACTGCTCGTGTCCGGCGCCGGGACTTCCGTGGGCCTGCTCCGCACACTCGAGCTGGCCTCTGACGTTTCAGAGGGCGTGCTGCACATTACCGCCCGCGCGGCTGCCTGCGACGGCCCGGAAACCGAGGACGGCGAGATCCCGGACCACGCCGCGTGCCACCTCTACCAGCAGGACTGGGGCATCCCCGTGGTGCTGCAGGCCGACGGCGACACGGACCTGGTGCTGGACCTGCGCGGCATGGACTGA
- a CDS encoding helicase HerA-like domain-containing protein — protein MANKSTADKVATIQKGYALEGATIELGAAIVDGELHKDAPVRLPLSMMNRHGLVAGATGTGKTVTLHMMAEQLSTAGVPVFLADIKGDLSGLAMAAAGSDKLAKRTESIGQAWSGKTFPVEFLALGGDGDGIPVRATITSFGPILLSRVLELNDTQESSLQLVFHFADKKNLELVDLKDLRAVIQFLISDEGKEALKELGGLSKATAGVILRELVTLEAQGMERFFGEPEFDTAELLRTAPDGRGVISCLELPTLQTKPMVFSTFLMWLLADLFEDLPEAGDLDKPKLVFFLDEAHLLFNDASKAFLEAITTTVRLIRSKGVGIFFVTQTPKDVPAGVLGQLANRVQHALRAFTPEDAKALKATVSTFPVSDYDLEETLTSAGIGEAVITVMNERGAPTPVALTRLRAPESVMGPSSPELVRSTVAGSALLAKYGTAVDNVSAYEKLTGRAGAATGAAAPGQPGAAAPGQPPVPSPEVFVPGSPDPTAVDDEARRIEEEILGRPSSRQPNSQPGSGRADSRPAPPPPARRQAPPPGGMMDDITGALGGVLGSGLKSMARSMGTQLGRELLRGVFGTSSRRRR, from the coding sequence ATGGCCAACAAGTCCACCGCAGATAAAGTAGCCACCATCCAAAAGGGATACGCCCTGGAGGGTGCCACCATCGAGCTGGGCGCCGCCATCGTGGACGGTGAACTGCACAAGGACGCTCCGGTCCGGCTGCCGCTGTCCATGATGAACCGGCACGGGCTCGTAGCCGGCGCCACCGGCACAGGAAAGACCGTCACCCTGCACATGATGGCCGAGCAGCTCTCGACCGCCGGGGTCCCCGTTTTCCTGGCCGACATCAAGGGCGACCTGTCCGGGCTGGCCATGGCGGCCGCCGGAAGCGACAAGCTGGCCAAACGGACTGAGAGCATCGGGCAGGCATGGTCCGGGAAGACGTTTCCGGTGGAGTTCCTGGCCTTGGGCGGGGACGGCGACGGCATCCCGGTCCGCGCAACGATTACGTCGTTCGGGCCCATCCTGCTCTCCCGGGTCCTTGAGCTCAACGACACCCAGGAATCAAGCCTCCAGCTCGTGTTCCATTTTGCGGACAAGAAGAACCTTGAGCTGGTGGACCTGAAGGACCTGCGCGCCGTCATCCAGTTCCTCATCTCCGACGAGGGCAAGGAAGCGCTCAAGGAACTGGGCGGCCTGTCCAAGGCCACCGCCGGCGTCATCCTCCGCGAGCTGGTGACCCTCGAGGCGCAGGGCATGGAGCGGTTCTTCGGCGAGCCTGAGTTCGACACCGCCGAGCTGCTCCGCACGGCACCTGACGGGCGCGGCGTCATCAGCTGCCTGGAGCTGCCCACCCTGCAGACCAAGCCGATGGTCTTTTCCACGTTCCTCATGTGGCTTCTCGCCGACCTGTTCGAGGACCTGCCCGAAGCCGGCGACCTCGACAAGCCCAAGCTCGTCTTCTTCCTGGACGAGGCGCACCTGCTCTTCAACGACGCCTCCAAAGCCTTCCTGGAAGCCATCACCACCACCGTCCGCCTGATCCGTTCCAAGGGCGTGGGCATCTTCTTCGTCACGCAGACCCCGAAGGATGTCCCCGCGGGCGTCCTCGGGCAGCTGGCCAACCGCGTCCAGCACGCCCTGCGGGCGTTCACGCCGGAAGATGCGAAGGCGCTTAAGGCCACCGTCTCCACGTTCCCGGTCAGCGACTACGACCTCGAGGAAACCCTGACATCCGCGGGCATCGGCGAGGCCGTCATCACGGTCATGAACGAAAGAGGGGCGCCGACGCCTGTCGCACTCACCCGGCTGCGGGCACCGGAATCCGTCATGGGTCCCAGCAGCCCCGAACTGGTCAGGAGCACCGTGGCGGGGTCGGCGCTGCTCGCGAAGTACGGCACGGCGGTGGACAACGTCTCAGCGTACGAGAAGCTGACCGGCAGGGCCGGGGCAGCCACCGGCGCCGCGGCGCCCGGCCAGCCGGGCGCCGCGGCGCCCGGCCAGCCGCCTGTGCCGTCGCCCGAAGTGTTCGTTCCCGGCAGTCCCGACCCAACAGCCGTCGACGACGAAGCCCGCCGCATCGAGGAGGAGATCCTAGGCCGCCCCAGCAGCAGACAGCCGAACAGCCAGCCAGGTTCCGGGCGGGCAGACAGCAGGCCCGCACCTCCGCCCCCGGCCAGGCGCCAGGCTCCCCCGCCCGGGGGCATGATGGACGACATCACCGGCGCCCTGGGCGGGGTCCTGGGAAGCGGCCTGAAAAGCATGGCCCGGTCCATGGGAACCCAGCTCGGCCGGGAGCTCCTGCGGGGAGTTTTTGGCACCTCGTCCCGGCGCCGGCGCTAG
- a CDS encoding LLM class flavin-dependent oxidoreductase, which produces MTVPLSILDLATIGKGQTAAESFAGSVAMARLAEKLGYRRVWYAEHHNMSSIASSATSVLIAHVAAHTETIRLGAGGVMLPNHSPLTIAEQFGTLETLHPGRIDLGLGRAPGSDQNTMRALRRDPHSADTFPQDVLELQGYLTGPTRVQGVEATPGRGTNVPLYILGSSLFGARLAAQLGLPYAFASHFAPNALQDAVAVYRREFKPSEQLSAPHVIAGVNVVAADAASDAQEMLRATMRSRVSLFFGGGRQFTDDEADMILDSPQGQHVSQMMKYSAVGTPDAVLDYLDGFARHAGADELIVAHQSTGTAERLRSVELLAEAAGLVSV; this is translated from the coding sequence GTGACTGTTCCCCTCTCCATCCTCGACCTGGCAACCATCGGCAAGGGCCAGACGGCGGCGGAGAGCTTTGCCGGGAGCGTCGCCATGGCCCGGCTGGCTGAAAAACTTGGCTACCGGCGGGTCTGGTACGCCGAGCACCACAACATGTCCTCCATTGCGTCCTCCGCCACGTCTGTGCTGATTGCCCACGTTGCCGCCCACACCGAGACCATCCGTCTGGGGGCCGGCGGGGTGATGCTGCCCAACCATTCCCCGCTCACCATAGCGGAGCAGTTCGGAACCCTGGAGACCCTGCATCCCGGCCGGATTGACCTGGGCCTTGGCCGTGCGCCGGGCAGTGACCAGAACACCATGCGCGCCCTGCGCCGTGACCCGCATTCGGCCGACACTTTCCCGCAGGACGTTCTGGAACTGCAGGGCTACCTCACCGGGCCCACCCGCGTTCAGGGCGTGGAAGCTACGCCGGGCAGGGGAACCAACGTGCCCCTCTACATCCTGGGCTCCTCCCTCTTCGGGGCGCGGCTGGCAGCCCAGCTGGGGCTGCCGTACGCTTTCGCCTCCCACTTCGCGCCGAATGCGCTGCAGGACGCCGTCGCCGTGTACCGCCGGGAGTTCAAGCCGTCGGAGCAGCTGTCCGCGCCGCACGTCATCGCCGGCGTGAACGTGGTGGCCGCCGATGCTGCCTCGGACGCCCAGGAGATGCTGCGCGCCACGATGCGGTCCCGCGTCTCGCTGTTCTTCGGCGGCGGGCGGCAATTCACCGACGACGAAGCCGACATGATCCTGGATTCGCCGCAGGGACAGCACGTCTCACAGATGATGAAGTACTCGGCCGTGGGCACCCCCGACGCCGTGCTGGATTACCTGGACGGCTTTGCCCGGCACGCCGGCGCCGACGAGCTCATCGTGGCGCACCAGAGCACCGGAACCGCCGAACGGCTGCGCTCGGTGGAGCTGCTTGCAGAGGCAGCCGGACTGGTCAGCGTCTAA